The Stygiolobus azoricus genome window below encodes:
- a CDS encoding digeranylgeranylglycerophospholipid reductase has translation MKELKYDVLIIGGGFAGASTAYHLAGHGLKVLLIDSKPWNRIGDKPCGDAVSKAHFDRLGMPYPRGDELENKISGIKLYSPDMETVWTVKGEGFELNAPAYNQRILREAEAKGVEIWDQTTAVKPIIDHDTVVGAVLNNRRTNEEVTVYTKVVVEATGYSRSFRSKLPPVLPVAEDLDERDTDIAYREVLLTKDDIEDNEYLRIYVTQKASPGGYWWYFPKGKNKVNVGLGIQGGMGYGSIHEYYKKYLDTYAPDVDKNKLLVKGGALVPTRRPLYSMVWNGIIVVGDSAYTVNPVHGGGKGSAMISGYCAARTILSAYETGDFTTNGLWNMNLCYINEYGAKQASLDIFRRFLQKLTDEDIDYGMKRKVIKEEDLLEASEKGDLHLSAADKAMRVISALGRPSLLFKLKTVADYMKRIKQLYLNYPQSPKMLNQWKESVDSTILEFNNAISN, from the coding sequence TTGAAGGAATTAAAGTATGATGTGTTAATCATTGGAGGCGGTTTTGCAGGTGCAAGTACTGCTTACCACCTAGCAGGACACGGGCTGAAAGTCCTTCTAATAGACAGTAAACCTTGGAATAGAATAGGAGATAAACCCTGCGGGGATGCTGTAAGTAAAGCCCACTTCGATAGGCTCGGTATGCCTTATCCGAGAGGGGATGAGTTGGAGAACAAAATAAGCGGTATAAAATTGTACAGCCCCGATATGGAGACCGTTTGGACTGTTAAAGGGGAAGGATTCGAGCTTAACGCACCGGCTTATAACCAAAGGATACTCAGAGAAGCAGAAGCTAAAGGAGTAGAGATCTGGGATCAAACGACAGCAGTGAAACCCATTATTGACCATGATACTGTCGTAGGTGCTGTATTGAACAATAGAAGAACTAATGAAGAAGTTACGGTGTACACTAAAGTGGTAGTTGAGGCTACTGGTTACTCCAGAAGTTTCAGAAGTAAATTACCTCCAGTTCTTCCAGTAGCTGAGGACTTAGACGAAAGGGATACAGATATTGCGTACAGAGAGGTCTTATTAACTAAAGATGATATAGAAGATAATGAGTATTTGAGGATATACGTGACTCAAAAAGCCTCCCCAGGAGGTTATTGGTGGTACTTCCCTAAGGGTAAGAATAAGGTGAATGTGGGACTCGGAATTCAAGGAGGTATGGGATACGGAAGTATCCACGAGTATTATAAGAAGTACTTGGACACTTACGCACCTGATGTGGACAAAAATAAGTTGTTAGTAAAAGGAGGGGCACTCGTTCCGACGAGAAGACCCCTCTATTCAATGGTCTGGAATGGAATTATAGTAGTCGGCGATTCAGCTTATACAGTCAACCCAGTTCACGGCGGTGGTAAGGGATCAGCAATGATCTCAGGGTACTGTGCAGCAAGGACTATCTTATCAGCATATGAGACTGGTGACTTTACTACAAACGGTCTATGGAACATGAACTTATGCTACATAAACGAATACGGAGCTAAACAAGCCAGCTTAGATATATTCAGAAGGTTCCTACAAAAACTCACCGATGAGGACATAGATTACGGGATGAAGAGGAAAGTCATAAAGGAGGAAGACCTACTTGAGGCAAGCGAGAAAGGGGACTTGCACTTGTCAGCTGCGGATAAAGCTATGAGAGTTATATCAGCTTTAGGTAGACCTTCTCTACTGTTCAAGTTAAAGACTGTTGCTGACTACATGAAGAGGATAAAACAACTATACCTCAACTACCCTCAATCTCCTAAAATGTTAAACCAGTGGAAAGAAAGCGTAGATAGTACAATACTAGAGTTTAATAACGCCATTAGTAATTAG
- a CDS encoding DUF5751 family protein has product MKALLVLVAMKDENLEKTFRKVFADVRSSGSKKAFINVISEQPFHKVVDYIREPMLDNIDIGYELFLWKRDDIAKVVEENSKKEFDGVLLYCDSENRVLIEKLFSQLPNNIRANLLKDNCRNPSV; this is encoded by the coding sequence ATGAAAGCATTATTAGTCCTTGTAGCAATGAAAGATGAGAACTTAGAGAAAACCTTCAGGAAGGTCTTTGCAGACGTAAGATCAAGTGGGAGTAAAAAAGCGTTTATTAACGTAATATCAGAACAGCCTTTCCATAAGGTCGTAGATTACATAAGGGAGCCAATGTTAGACAATATAGACATAGGATACGAACTTTTCTTATGGAAAAGGGACGACATTGCTAAAGTCGTGGAGGAAAATAGTAAAAAAGAGTTTGATGGAGTCCTCCTTTACTGCGATAGCGAAAACAGAGTTTTAATAGAGAAATTATTTTCTCAATTGCCTAATAACATTCGTGCAAACTTACTTAAGGATAACTGCAGAAATCCTAGTGTATAG
- a CDS encoding phosphoesterase: MKILVMGNIRFPEPHVESTLSSIIKKEEPETIVLDGDTTQCYWDYECPRVIDVLYVIRSIAPWAQIVYIQGDMDPHALKCIMAEPRYREEIIGTTMYIAEVSSVKYYILHGHQGDVDQLRRNVGAGPWDWIIIAQQKRLEIDKLARVIYVGGITREYPPEARGYLVITDSSHFLRQIKS, encoded by the coding sequence TTGAAGATCCTAGTAATGGGTAACATAAGGTTTCCAGAACCGCACGTTGAAAGTACATTATCTTCGATAATCAAAAAAGAAGAACCAGAGACTATTGTACTTGACGGGGATACTACTCAGTGTTATTGGGACTACGAGTGTCCAAGAGTTATTGACGTCTTGTATGTTATAAGGAGTATAGCCCCTTGGGCTCAGATAGTCTATATTCAAGGAGATATGGATCCTCATGCACTTAAATGTATAATGGCAGAACCTAGATATAGGGAGGAAATCATAGGTACTACAATGTACATAGCGGAGGTCTCCTCGGTTAAATACTACATACTACATGGTCACCAAGGTGACGTAGATCAGCTCAGGAGGAACGTAGGAGCAGGTCCTTGGGATTGGATAATAATTGCACAACAGAAAAGGCTTGAGATAGATAAGCTGGCAAGAGTTATATACGTAGGTGGTATCACTAGGGAGTACCCGCCGGAAGCTAGAGGATACTTAGTCATTACTGATTCTTCTCACTTCTTACGCCAAATTAAGAGCTGA